The following DNA comes from Petrotoga sp. 9PW.55.5.1.
TTGAAGATGGGACAGTATTTTTATGTGTTGTTGATCCTACAGTTGGAAGCTCAAGAAAAGCAATCGCTTTTGAAACTTTGAAGAAAAAATTATATTTCGTAGGACCTGATAATGGTTTATTTAGCTATGTCATCGATGAATATGATGTAAATGAAGCCTATGAACTAACCAATAAAAATTTCTATTATAAATCAGAGTATTCATCAACTTTTCACGGTAGAGACATATTTTCTCCAGCTGCTGCTTATATTTCAAAGGGCATATTACTGAACCATTTTGGCCCAAAGGTAGAAAACTTAATAACCTTCAATATAAAGAAACCTAAAATTAAAAATAATCAAATAATATGCGATTTTTTGTATAAAGACGATTTTGGTAATATAGAAACGAATTTAGACTATAACTTTTTAAATAATAAATATTCAGGAAAGAAATTTATGGTAGAAATTAACGGAATAAAAAAGGAAATCGTTTTTGTAAAAAATTATTCAGAAGTAAAGAAAAACGAATTATTAA
Coding sequences within:
- a CDS encoding S-adenosyl-l-methionine hydroxide adenosyltransferase family protein encodes the protein MNTIAFLTDWGISSYYVSVCKSVIKKINGNCDIIDITHNAGHFNIKKYAAIIMRACKDFEDGTVFLCVVDPTVGSSRKAIAFETLKKKLYFVGPDNGLFSYVIDEYDVNEAYELTNKNFYYKSEYSSTFHGRDIFSPAAAYISKGILLNHFGPKVENLITFNIKKPKIKNNQIICDFLYKDDFGNIETNLDYNFLNNKYSGKKFMVEINGIKKEIVFVKNYSEVKKNELLIHLDSSGYYEISKNMGNASEEFNIDNQFEGEVKIFSND